From one Enterobacter kobei genomic stretch:
- a CDS encoding hydrolase, with the protein MLELNAATTALVVIDLQEGILPFAGGPHSAGDVVARAARLADKCRVKGAPVVMVRVGWSADFAEALKQPVDAALPAHSLPDNWWDYPIALGKKESDLEVIKRQWGAFYGTDLEMQLRRRGIDTIILCGISTNIGVESTARNAWEMGFKLVIVEDACSAASSEQHLGSMTHIFPRIGRVRSTEEVLAAL; encoded by the coding sequence ATGCTGGAACTGAACGCCGCCACCACCGCACTGGTCGTTATTGATTTGCAGGAAGGGATCCTGCCGTTCGCCGGTGGTCCGCATAGCGCCGGCGATGTGGTAGCCCGCGCCGCGCGACTGGCGGATAAATGTCGTGTCAAAGGCGCGCCGGTGGTGATGGTACGCGTTGGCTGGTCTGCGGATTTTGCCGAAGCGCTGAAACAGCCCGTCGATGCAGCGCTCCCGGCGCACAGCCTGCCGGATAACTGGTGGGATTACCCGATCGCGCTGGGTAAAAAAGAGAGCGATCTGGAGGTCATTAAACGTCAGTGGGGGGCATTCTACGGTACCGATCTGGAAATGCAGCTGCGCCGCCGTGGCATCGACACCATTATCCTGTGCGGTATTTCTACGAATATCGGCGTCGAATCCACCGCCCGCAACGCCTGGGAGATGGGCTTTAAGCTGGTGATCGTGGAAGATGCCTGTAGCGCCGCCAGCAGCGAGCAGCACCTTGGAAGCATGACCCACATCTTCCCGCGCATCGGTCGTGTACGTAGCACCGAAGAGGTGCTGGCGGCGTTATGA
- a CDS encoding baseplate J/gp47 family protein, with product MADSGFTRPTLPQLITTVRNDILTRLANDSTLAALRRTDAEVYGRVQAAAVHTVYGYIDYLARNLLPDQADEDWLTRHGNMKRCPRKAATAAAGYVRWDVEDDGISVAAGVTIQRDDLVSFTTTAAAVSAGGVLRVAVVCDIAGASGNTDDGLAMRLVSPITGLTSAGTADSIQGGADIEDLEVWRGRIIERWYWTPQGGADGDYEVWAKEVPGITRAWTYRHWMGRGTVGVLVANSDLLNPIPDAATVIAAQDHIEPLAPVAGADIYVFAPTPKIIDFHIRLTPDTPEIRYAVIAEIRAMMLRDGVPDGTLRPSRISEAVSLATGEYSHELISPTADVKIEKAEIGVVGDFTWT from the coding sequence ATGGCTGACAGCGGATTTACCCGCCCGACACTCCCCCAGTTAATCACCACCGTCCGAAACGATATCCTTACCCGTCTCGCTAACGATTCAACACTGGCCGCTCTGCGCCGCACCGATGCCGAGGTTTACGGTCGTGTGCAGGCGGCGGCCGTGCATACCGTTTACGGTTATATCGATTATCTGGCGCGTAACCTGTTGCCTGATCAGGCGGATGAGGACTGGCTTACCCGGCATGGCAATATGAAGCGATGCCCGCGTAAAGCGGCGACTGCAGCAGCGGGCTATGTGCGCTGGGATGTGGAAGATGACGGGATCAGTGTTGCTGCAGGTGTGACCATTCAGCGTGATGATCTTGTCTCATTTACCACTACGGCAGCGGCAGTTTCTGCTGGCGGCGTGCTGCGTGTTGCTGTTGTCTGTGACATTGCAGGTGCTTCAGGCAATACGGATGATGGACTCGCTATGAGGCTGGTCAGCCCCATTACGGGGTTAACGTCTGCGGGTACCGCTGACAGCATTCAGGGCGGTGCGGATATTGAGGATCTGGAAGTCTGGCGCGGGCGCATTATAGAGCGCTGGTACTGGACGCCACAGGGAGGGGCAGACGGTGATTATGAGGTCTGGGCAAAAGAAGTGCCCGGCATAACGCGGGCATGGACTTACCGGCACTGGATGGGGCGGGGCACAGTCGGGGTACTGGTGGCTAACAGCGATCTGCTTAACCCGATCCCTGATGCAGCAACTGTTATCGCGGCTCAGGATCATATTGAACCCCTCGCGCCGGTTGCCGGCGCTGATATTTATGTCTTTGCACCCACACCGAAAATCATCGATTTCCATATACGGCTGACACCGGACACCCCGGAAATCCGTTATGCAGTTATCGCCGAGATAAGGGCGATGATGCTGCGTGATGGCGTTCCGGATGGCACACTCAGGCCATCCAGAATCAGCGAAGCGGTCAGTCTGGCAACGGGTGAGTACAGCCATGAGCTGATCAGTCCGACAGCGGACGTCAAAATCGAAAAAGCCGAGATTGGCGTGGTGGGAGATTTCACATGGACCTGA
- a CDS encoding S24/S26 family peptidase: MGFPSPAADYVSATLTADTICGLTSNSLVIQTSEGVAVVDRGLVMRQGDVLLATLDGRSYFGKVMGKAFITHDGDAIEGECLDELEVIGVVTHFVVDTRNGLDDDCPVI; encoded by the coding sequence ATGGGGTTTCCTTCACCGGCAGCGGACTATGTATCAGCGACATTAACCGCCGACACTATTTGCGGCCTGACCTCTAACAGCCTGGTCATTCAGACATCAGAAGGTGTCGCGGTAGTGGATCGTGGTCTGGTCATGCGGCAGGGAGACGTTCTGCTCGCCACTCTGGACGGTCGTAGCTATTTCGGTAAGGTCATGGGGAAGGCGTTCATCACGCATGATGGTGATGCGATAGAAGGGGAGTGCCTGGATGAGCTTGAGGTGATCGGCGTCGTGACCCATTTCGTCGTCGATACGCGGAACGGGCTTGATGATGATTGCCCGGTGATCTGA
- a CDS encoding phage baseplate assembly protein: MNNTVFLRVNGQEWGGWTSVRIAAGIERIARDFSVEITRSWPGDTEQAERSGRIKNGDLVEVLIGTDKVLTGYVEATPVRYDARSISTGISGRSKTADLIDCSATPSQYAGRSLAQVAAELAKPFSIAVVDAGGASGALQGVQADQGETVMDVLNKMLGLQQALAYDNELGDLVIGGIGSQRAHTALVLGENVLSCDTEKSIRDRFSDYQVSGQRKGNDDDFGEATTTAIRAKTVDGGLKRYRPMIIRQTGNATTATCGDRAEFEMRQRAARTDEATYTVQGWRQGDGSLWQPNLQVIVFDPVLGFNNRQMVIAEVTYQQDENGTVTEIRVGPPDAYLPEPDKPGKRKKKKTEEDDF, translated from the coding sequence ATGAATAATACCGTATTTCTCCGGGTTAACGGGCAGGAGTGGGGCGGCTGGACATCGGTCAGGATCGCCGCCGGCATTGAGCGTATCGCCCGTGATTTCAGCGTGGAGATAACCCGCAGCTGGCCCGGTGATACCGAACAGGCGGAGCGCAGCGGCCGGATTAAAAACGGCGATCTGGTTGAGGTGCTGATCGGTACCGATAAGGTGCTGACCGGGTACGTTGAGGCCACGCCGGTACGTTACGACGCACGCAGTATCAGCACAGGTATTTCCGGTCGCAGCAAAACGGCTGACCTTATCGACTGCTCTGCCACCCCTTCACAGTATGCCGGTCGCTCGCTGGCGCAGGTCGCTGCAGAGCTCGCTAAACCTTTCAGTATCGCGGTAGTTGACGCGGGAGGCGCATCCGGCGCGCTGCAGGGCGTTCAGGCAGACCAGGGTGAAACGGTCATGGATGTGCTCAACAAGATGCTCGGGCTGCAGCAGGCGCTGGCGTATGACAACGAACTGGGGGATCTGGTTATCGGCGGTATCGGTAGTCAGCGGGCGCACACGGCGCTGGTGCTGGGTGAAAACGTTCTTTCCTGCGATACAGAAAAGAGCATCCGCGACCGCTTCAGTGACTATCAGGTATCAGGTCAGCGTAAAGGTAATGATGATGACTTTGGCGAAGCCACGACGACGGCGATCCGCGCAAAGACTGTCGATGGCGGACTGAAGCGATATCGTCCGATGATTATCCGTCAGACCGGTAACGCCACCACCGCGACCTGCGGCGATCGTGCTGAGTTCGAAATGCGCCAGCGTGCTGCACGCACCGATGAGGCGACCTACACCGTGCAGGGCTGGCGGCAGGGTGACGGCTCACTCTGGCAGCCTAACCTGCAGGTGATCGTCTTTGACCCTGTCCTGGGCTTTAACAACCGTCAGATGGTGATCGCTGAGGTGACCTATCAGCAGGATGAAAACGGCACCGTGACTGAAATCCGCGTCGGGCCGCCGGATGCTTATCTTCCTGAGCCGGACAAGCCCGGCAAGCGTAAGAAGAAAAAGACAGAGGAGGATGATTTCTGA
- a CDS encoding tail fiber assembly protein — protein MNTYKYDPITNAFYPYSMKDSYIATGSWPDDGVDVTEDIYNEFSNQPPTGKVRITDDNGMPDWGDVPPLTHEELIQQAATKKQQLIEQANDYMGRKQWPGKAAIGRLKGDELNQYNLWLDYLDELDAVITADPLEIMWPVSPGG, from the coding sequence ATGAATACATATAAATACGATCCGATAACAAACGCTTTTTATCCGTACAGCATGAAAGATAGTTACATAGCAACCGGCTCATGGCCTGATGATGGTGTGGACGTAACCGAAGATATTTACAATGAGTTTTCGAATCAGCCACCCACCGGTAAAGTGCGGATCACTGACGATAACGGGATGCCTGACTGGGGAGACGTGCCACCGCTCACGCATGAGGAACTGATTCAACAGGCTGCTACAAAAAAGCAACAGCTGATTGAGCAGGCCAACGATTATATGGGCCGTAAGCAATGGCCAGGTAAGGCCGCAATCGGCAGACTAAAAGGCGACGAACTGAACCAGTATAACCTGTGGCTTGACTATCTTGATGAACTTGACGCTGTCATTACGGCGGACCCACTTGAAATAATGTGGCCGGTTAGTCCGGGAGGTTGA
- the aspS gene encoding aspartate--tRNA ligase, with protein MRTEYCGQLRLSHEGQQVTLCGWVNRRRDLGSLIFIDMRDREGIVQVFFDPDRADALKLASELRNEFCIKVTGTVRRRDEKNINSDMATGEIEVLATDLEIINRSESLPLDSNHVNTEEARLKFRYLDLRRPEMATRLKTRAKITSFVRRFMDDHGFLDIETPMLTKATPEGARDYLVPSRVHKGKFYALPQSPQLFKQLLMMSGFDRYYQIVKCFRDEDLRADRQPEFTQIDVETSFMTAPQVREVMEALIRQLWLEIKGVDLGEFPQMTFAEAERRYGSDKPDLRNPMELVDVADLLKDVEFAVFAGPANDAKGRVAALRVPGGAALSRKQIDDYGNFIKIYGAKGLAYIKVTERAKGLEGITSPVAKFLNAEIVEAILARTDAQDGDMIFFGADNKKVVADALGALRLKLGKDLNLTDESKWAPLWVIDFPMFEDDGEGGLTAMHHPFTAPSNMTPEELKAAPETAIANAYDMVINGYEVGGGSVRIHRSEMQQTVFGILGITEQEQREKFGFLLDALKYGTPPHAGLAFGLDRLTMLLTGTDNIRDVIAFPKTTAAACLMTEAPSFANDASLTELGIQVIKKESPENK; from the coding sequence ATGCGTACAGAATATTGCGGACAGCTTCGACTGTCCCACGAGGGGCAGCAGGTGACTCTGTGTGGTTGGGTCAACCGTCGTCGTGATCTCGGCAGCCTGATCTTTATCGATATGCGCGACCGCGAAGGTATCGTGCAGGTGTTTTTCGATCCGGATCGCGCGGACGCATTAAAGCTGGCTTCCGAACTGCGTAATGAGTTCTGCATTAAGGTCACCGGCACCGTACGCCGCCGTGACGAGAAAAACATTAACAGCGACATGGCGACCGGCGAAATCGAAGTGCTGGCGACCGATCTGGAGATCATCAACCGTTCAGAATCGCTGCCGCTGGACTCCAATCACGTCAACACCGAAGAAGCGCGTCTGAAATTCCGTTACCTGGACCTGCGTCGCCCGGAAATGGCGACCCGTCTGAAAACGCGCGCCAAAATCACCAGCTTCGTGCGCCGCTTTATGGACGATCACGGCTTCCTCGACATCGAAACCCCGATGCTGACCAAAGCCACGCCGGAAGGCGCGCGCGACTATTTAGTGCCTTCACGTGTGCACAAAGGCAAGTTCTACGCGCTGCCGCAATCCCCACAGCTGTTTAAACAGCTGCTGATGATGTCCGGTTTTGATCGCTACTATCAGATCGTGAAATGCTTCCGCGACGAAGATTTACGTGCTGACCGCCAGCCTGAATTTACCCAGATCGACGTGGAAACCTCCTTCATGACTGCACCGCAGGTGCGCGAAGTGATGGAAGCGCTGATCCGCCAGCTGTGGCTGGAAATTAAAGGCGTCGATCTCGGCGAGTTCCCGCAGATGACCTTCGCCGAAGCTGAGCGTCGTTACGGTTCCGATAAACCGGATCTGCGTAACCCGATGGAACTGGTGGACGTAGCCGATCTGCTGAAAGACGTGGAATTTGCGGTCTTCGCAGGCCCGGCCAATGACGCCAAAGGCCGCGTGGCTGCTCTGCGTGTACCAGGTGGCGCTGCCCTTAGCCGCAAACAAATCGACGACTACGGCAATTTCATTAAGATCTACGGCGCGAAAGGCCTGGCCTATATTAAAGTGACCGAGCGGGCGAAAGGTCTGGAAGGCATTACCAGCCCGGTGGCGAAATTCCTTAACGCTGAGATTGTGGAAGCGATCCTTGCCCGCACTGACGCGCAGGATGGCGACATGATCTTCTTCGGCGCCGACAACAAGAAAGTGGTTGCCGATGCGCTGGGCGCGCTGCGTCTGAAACTCGGCAAAGATCTGAACCTCACCGACGAGTCCAAGTGGGCACCGCTGTGGGTTATCGACTTCCCGATGTTTGAAGACGACGGCGAAGGCGGCCTGACGGCGATGCACCATCCGTTCACCGCGCCAAGCAATATGACGCCTGAAGAGCTGAAAGCGGCACCGGAAACGGCTATCGCCAACGCTTATGACATGGTGATCAACGGCTACGAAGTGGGTGGTGGTTCCGTGCGTATTCACCGCAGTGAAATGCAGCAGACTGTGTTTGGCATTCTGGGCATCACCGAACAGGAGCAGCGCGAAAAATTCGGCTTCCTGCTGGACGCCCTGAAATACGGTACACCGCCGCATGCGGGCCTGGCTTTTGGTCTGGATCGTCTGACCATGCTGCTTACTGGCACCGACAACATTCGTGATGTGATCGCGTTCCCGAAAACCACCGCAGCCGCCTGTCTGATGACGGAAGCGCCAAGTTTTGCTAACGACGCGTCCCTGACCGAACTGGGTATTCAGGTGATCAAAAAAGAGTCCCCGGAGAATAAATAA
- a CDS encoding YmfQ family protein gives MDLTRQYEQMLGALLPRGPAWDKDDPLLTGLAPSLQRVHARGDALMNEVDARTVTELIDRYEALAGLPDSCVPSGTQTLAERRQRLDAKLNLPGGINEVYYYDLLAALGYPEATITRYGKSQFRCNSRCTDSLFSDEWRYFWQVNIPASAQISSMTCTDYCTASLRSWGDTVLECVMMKLAPSHTYVTFLYTE, from the coding sequence ATGGACCTGACGCGGCAGTATGAGCAGATGCTGGGCGCATTGTTGCCCCGTGGCCCGGCGTGGGATAAAGACGATCCGCTACTTACCGGACTGGCCCCGTCACTGCAGAGGGTGCATGCGCGGGGCGATGCACTGATGAATGAAGTGGACGCCCGAACCGTTACCGAGCTGATAGACCGCTATGAAGCTCTTGCCGGTCTTCCGGACAGTTGCGTGCCGTCAGGAACCCAGACACTGGCAGAACGCAGACAACGGCTCGATGCGAAACTGAACCTGCCCGGCGGCATTAATGAGGTCTATTATTACGATCTCCTTGCCGCGCTTGGCTATCCGGAAGCCACTATTACCCGCTATGGCAAAAGCCAGTTTCGCTGCAACTCACGTTGTACCGATTCGTTATTCAGTGACGAATGGCGTTACTTCTGGCAGGTAAACATCCCGGCTTCCGCACAAATATCAAGTATGACATGTACTGATTACTGTACAGCTTCACTGCGTTCATGGGGCGATACCGTTCTTGAGTGCGTAATGATGAAGCTCGCCCCTTCGCATACCTATGTGACCTTTCTTTATACGGAGTAA
- a CDS encoding gp53-like domain-containing protein, with the protein MHRIDTPTAQDDKFGPGKNGFTGGNPQTGLLPTALDADFFDMLQEELAGVVEAAGINLDKTKHDQLRKALPLFLGLKEAAKRDVGNAANQIPDMASFSSSLAINGYQKLPGGLIVQWGLATPAIGGRFISFPIAFPQGAFVVTLGSAGSSGALLAANNYQKNGFTFNSDKDTGVPQAYIALGL; encoded by the coding sequence ATGCATCGTATCGACACACCCACCGCCCAGGATGATAAATTCGGCCCGGGTAAAAACGGCTTCACCGGCGGCAACCCGCAAACTGGCCTGCTGCCGACTGCGCTTGATGCAGACTTCTTTGACATGCTTCAGGAAGAACTGGCCGGCGTAGTTGAAGCCGCAGGGATAAACCTGGATAAAACGAAGCATGATCAGCTTCGTAAAGCGCTCCCACTATTCCTTGGTCTCAAAGAAGCAGCAAAAAGGGATGTGGGCAACGCAGCAAACCAGATACCGGATATGGCCAGCTTCTCATCGTCCCTTGCAATCAATGGATACCAAAAACTTCCGGGTGGGCTCATCGTGCAATGGGGGCTGGCTACACCAGCAATTGGCGGTAGATTCATAAGTTTTCCAATTGCATTTCCCCAAGGCGCATTTGTTGTCACGTTGGGCAGTGCAGGGAGTTCTGGCGCATTGCTGGCTGCTAATAATTATCAAAAAAATGGTTTTACATTTAATTCAGATAAAGACACCGGAGTTCCACAGGCTTACATTGCGCTGGGGTTATGA
- a CDS encoding phage baseplate assembly protein V, with translation MANSFSAMSRGLSNLLARAVVRGLDTAAKCQMLQIEMGGGEGKSDIEHMEPYGFTAAPLPGAESVAAYFDGDRSHGVVLVVSDRRYRIRGLASGEVAVYDDQGQSVTLTRAGIVVNGAGKPITFTNAPKARFEMSIEATGEIKDNCDASGQTMSSMRTTYNGHKHKENGDGGGTTDATTQKMGA, from the coding sequence ATGGCTAACAGTTTTTCTGCCATGAGTCGCGGACTCTCAAACCTGCTGGCCCGCGCCGTAGTACGCGGCCTGGATACGGCGGCAAAATGCCAGATGCTCCAGATTGAAATGGGCGGGGGTGAGGGAAAAAGCGATATCGAGCACATGGAACCCTATGGCTTCACTGCCGCGCCGCTGCCGGGTGCTGAGTCCGTGGCGGCATACTTTGACGGCGACCGATCTCACGGCGTGGTGCTGGTTGTCTCTGACCGGCGTTACCGCATCAGGGGGCTGGCATCCGGTGAGGTGGCGGTTTATGACGATCAGGGGCAGTCGGTAACACTGACCCGTGCCGGGATAGTGGTCAATGGCGCAGGTAAGCCGATCACGTTCACCAACGCGCCAAAGGCCCGGTTTGAAATGAGCATTGAAGCAACGGGAGAAATCAAAGACAACTGCGATGCTTCCGGCCAGACCATGTCGTCCATGCGCACAACATACAACGGGCATAAACATAAAGAGAATGGCGATGGCGGCGGCACCACTGACGCGACAACGCAGAAAATGGGGGCCTGA
- a CDS encoding phage GP46 family protein, translated as MIIAINGVERAVTWPPDPLTRAVIISLFSWRRAEPDDSPDEANGWWGDSFPTVQNDRIGSRLYLLSRQKLTNKTPLKAREYISQALQWLVDDGVAVRVDVSAERTGINLMSASVVISQKDGTRTAYSFNDLWSELNG; from the coding sequence ATGATTATTGCGATTAATGGTGTCGAGCGCGCCGTAACGTGGCCGCCTGATCCGCTTACGCGGGCGGTGATTATTTCCCTGTTCTCATGGCGGCGCGCTGAACCGGACGACAGCCCGGATGAGGCGAACGGCTGGTGGGGCGACAGTTTTCCAACTGTACAAAATGACCGTATCGGCTCGCGCCTGTATCTGCTCAGTCGCCAGAAACTGACAAACAAAACACCGCTCAAGGCGCGTGAATACATCAGCCAGGCGCTGCAATGGCTTGTTGATGACGGTGTGGCCGTGCGCGTTGATGTGAGTGCAGAACGCACCGGCATTAACCTGATGAGCGCGTCCGTTGTAATAAGCCAGAAAGACGGCACCCGGACAGCATATTCATTTAACGATCTATGGAGTGAACTTAATGGCTGA
- a CDS encoding DNA circularization protein has translation MSWKDNLQDASLRGVPFKVDEDEATFGRRVQVHEYPNRDKPWAEDLGRATRRFSVQAYLIGDDFFEQRNKLIEAIEKPGSCTLVHPYYGEMTVTVDDTVRVSHSVSEGRMCRVSFSFIESGELSFPAAGLATGQKLSSSVSFFDDAISSAFGAFGMDGLPDFLQSGVIDEASGMFDTVTRGFQYIDSGISAASRLMQGDLSVLLKPPSSGMSFVNRLQTMWRAGSRLSGNASDLMTMIKGLTGITLDNGLAPRGVWKTDSKTTQTQTVQSNHVAQAVRTTAISEAAAAVANLPQPSNRTITRQQDPQKPVVIAHPAVSTIQPPVTVTSSGTDYSGANSGTTGSTRNNSAPGVTSSDENDTVISWDDLADVRDSLNEAIDREMERVTDDRLYQALVTVRTDVNQDISARLEQIERITERTPSEITPALVLAADWYDSASRASEITARNGIRHPGFVPVKTLRVPVR, from the coding sequence ATGAGCTGGAAAGATAATCTGCAGGATGCCTCGCTCAGGGGCGTTCCGTTCAAGGTTGATGAAGATGAGGCCACCTTTGGCCGCCGCGTACAGGTCCATGAATACCCAAACAGGGATAAGCCATGGGCGGAGGATTTAGGCCGGGCAACGCGCCGCTTCAGCGTGCAGGCTTACCTCATCGGCGATGATTTCTTTGAGCAGCGCAATAAGTTAATCGAGGCTATTGAAAAGCCGGGATCATGCACGCTGGTGCACCCTTACTACGGCGAAATGACCGTCACTGTGGATGATACTGTTCGGGTCAGCCACTCAGTAAGTGAGGGGCGTATGTGCCGCGTCAGCTTCAGCTTTATTGAATCTGGTGAGTTGTCCTTTCCGGCAGCCGGACTGGCTACGGGACAAAAGCTTTCATCGTCCGTTTCATTTTTTGATGATGCCATTTCCTCAGCGTTCGGCGCTTTTGGTATGGATGGCCTGCCTGATTTCCTGCAAAGCGGCGTGATTGATGAGGCGTCCGGCATGTTTGATACCGTTACCCGCGGGTTTCAGTATATAGACTCCGGTATCAGCGCCGCCTCACGCCTGATGCAGGGTGATCTGTCTGTGTTGCTTAAGCCTCCATCCAGCGGCATGAGTTTTGTTAACCGGCTGCAGACGATGTGGCGCGCGGGAAGCAGGCTTTCCGGAAACGCCTCGGACCTGATGACAATGATTAAAGGGCTGACGGGGATCACGCTGGACAATGGGCTTGCGCCGCGTGGCGTGTGGAAAACAGACAGCAAAACCACACAGACACAGACGGTCCAGAGCAATCATGTCGCGCAGGCGGTGCGAACGACTGCAATCAGCGAAGCCGCCGCTGCTGTGGCAAACCTCCCGCAGCCCTCAAACCGTACCATTACGCGCCAGCAGGACCCGCAAAAGCCGGTTGTCATTGCTCACCCGGCTGTATCAACGATCCAGCCTCCTGTAACTGTGACCTCATCCGGTACTGATTATTCAGGAGCTAACAGCGGCACGACGGGATCAACCCGGAACAACTCCGCGCCGGGCGTAACCAGCTCTGATGAAAACGACACGGTTATCTCATGGGATGATCTTGCAGACGTGCGCGACAGCCTTAATGAGGCAATAGACAGGGAAATGGAGCGGGTAACAGATGATCGGCTTTATCAGGCACTGGTAACTGTCCGCACGGACGTGAATCAGGATATTTCAGCGAGGCTTGAGCAGATCGAGCGCATAACGGAGCGGACGCCTTCAGAAATCACCCCCGCGCTGGTGCTGGCGGCTGACTGGTATGACTCGGCTTCCCGCGCTTCGGAAATAACAGCCCGCAATGGTATCCGTCATCCCGGCTTTGTGCCGGTTAAAACATTGAGGGTGCCGGTACGATGA
- a CDS encoding phage tail tape measure protein, translated as MADSFQLKAIITAVDQLTGPMKGMQRQLKGFQKEFSSLAVGATAIGASILGALAIPVNQAIKFESTMADIRKVVDGLDNADAFRKMSQDVIDLSTKLPITADGIGQIVAAAGQAGIARSELVEFAEDAAKMGIAFDQTAADSGQMMATWRTAFKMTQKDVVGLADKVNYLGNTGPASAAKISEIVTSVGSLAAVNHVSTENLAALGATIAGMGVQSEVASTGIQNFMLSLSNANTGNARKVLKKIGMTPKSLASGMVKDSKATMLKVLEGIKNLPEESKSKALEWLFGRESIKAIAPLLNNLDLLRKNFGKVADAQQYAGSMQKEYDSRADTTENKLTLMQNGITAVSLALGDALTPQLKQAVVALMPYLKQTEKFVRDNPELVRSVAKFAISLIAVGTAVGTVSQAFKVLNTVMNLSPAKLAIAALAAGAMLIINNWDQVGPVVKQVWTEIDKFAQEMGGWQTVIEGIGAIMAGSFAIKTIGSLQQAVTLAGSLSGLLGKISRFGAMTITIGIAISLLKQLQDLDKQANAQGVSKGDFLVSRMQSQERERGYNGFFPRLREILGMDNPIPEGRYDPRVGLDRPSSAGRPQAGELKVNFENAPPGMRVATPAGNATPWLSYDVGYNRFSSNN; from the coding sequence ATGGCTGACAGTTTTCAGTTAAAAGCCATAATCACGGCCGTTGACCAGCTCACCGGCCCTATGAAAGGGATGCAGCGCCAGCTGAAGGGATTTCAGAAGGAATTCTCATCCCTGGCTGTTGGAGCAACTGCTATCGGCGCATCCATCCTGGGTGCGCTGGCTATCCCTGTAAATCAGGCCATTAAGTTCGAATCTACAATGGCCGATATCCGTAAGGTCGTTGACGGTCTGGATAACGCTGACGCTTTCAGGAAAATGAGTCAGGATGTTATTGACCTGTCAACAAAACTGCCGATCACGGCAGACGGTATCGGTCAGATTGTTGCCGCCGCAGGTCAGGCTGGCATCGCGCGAAGTGAACTTGTCGAGTTTGCAGAAGATGCGGCCAAGATGGGTATTGCGTTTGACCAGACTGCGGCAGACTCCGGTCAGATGATGGCGACCTGGCGAACCGCTTTCAAAATGACGCAGAAAGATGTTGTCGGACTGGCGGACAAGGTGAACTATCTCGGTAATACCGGCCCTGCCAGCGCAGCTAAAATCTCTGAAATAGTCACCAGCGTTGGCTCGCTCGCGGCGGTAAACCACGTTTCAACGGAAAATCTTGCCGCGCTGGGAGCGACCATCGCAGGGATGGGGGTTCAGTCCGAAGTAGCCAGTACCGGCATTCAGAACTTCATGCTTTCGCTCTCCAATGCCAATACCGGTAATGCTAGAAAGGTCCTGAAAAAAATCGGGATGACGCCTAAGTCTCTCGCCAGTGGTATGGTGAAGGACTCTAAAGCAACCATGCTTAAGGTCCTGGAGGGGATTAAAAACCTTCCTGAAGAAAGCAAATCAAAAGCACTCGAATGGCTGTTCGGAAGAGAGTCGATAAAGGCGATTGCTCCGCTTCTTAACAATCTCGACCTGCTTCGCAAAAACTTCGGTAAGGTTGCTGATGCACAGCAGTATGCTGGCTCAATGCAAAAGGAGTATGACTCCCGCGCAGACACTACCGAAAACAAACTCACGCTGATGCAGAATGGCATAACGGCGGTAAGTCTTGCGCTGGGTGATGCCCTTACGCCGCAACTTAAGCAGGCTGTTGTTGCGCTCATGCCTTATTTAAAGCAGACAGAAAAATTTGTCAGAGATAACCCTGAGCTGGTCAGGTCGGTTGCGAAATTCGCTATTTCCCTGATTGCAGTGGGTACGGCGGTCGGGACTGTTTCTCAGGCTTTCAAAGTGCTGAATACGGTAATGAACCTGTCGCCTGCCAAACTGGCAATTGCTGCTCTTGCTGCCGGAGCCATGTTGATAATTAACAACTGGGACCAGGTTGGGCCGGTTGTAAAACAGGTCTGGACAGAGATAGATAAATTTGCTCAGGAGATGGGCGGCTGGCAGACCGTGATCGAAGGTATTGGCGCGATAATGGCTGGATCTTTCGCCATCAAGACTATTGGTTCATTACAGCAGGCTGTGACTCTTGCAGGATCGCTGTCAGGCTTGCTGGGGAAAATCAGCCGCTTTGGCGCCATGACCATTACGATTGGCATAGCAATTTCACTCCTGAAGCAGTTGCAGGATTTGGACAAGCAGGCAAACGCCCAAGGCGTAAGCAAGGGTGATTTTCTGGTTAGCCGGATGCAGTCACAGGAACGGGAGCGAGGATATAACGGCTTCTTCCCGAGACTGCGTGAAATTCTCGGAATGGATAACCCCATACCTGAAGGACGCTACGATCCAAGGGTGGGGCTCGATAGGCCATCATCTGCTGGCAGGCCTCAGGCCGGGGAGCTGAAAGTCAATTTTGAGAATGCACCGCCGGGCATGCGTGTTGCTACTCCAGCTGGAAACGCGACTCCTTGGCTAAGTTATGATGTTGGATACAATCGTTTTAGCAGTAACAATTAA